In Dama dama isolate Ldn47 chromosome 9, ASM3311817v1, whole genome shotgun sequence, the following proteins share a genomic window:
- the LOC133061351 gene encoding olfactory receptor 2T8-like, whose protein sequence is MENWNITADFILLGLFNHTGAHQFLFVLVLIVAFTSLVGNALMLLLILLDSQLHRPMYFLLSQLSLMDLMLIFTVAPKMAVDYLTGRKFISPAGCGFQIFFFVTLGGGECFLLAAMSYDRYVAVCHPLRYPVLMSWKLCLSMILGSWFLGAADGLMQAAATLNFSFCSAREIDHFFCEAPTLVRLACADTSVFEYVMYICCVLMLLIPIFLILVSYSLILAAILQMCSNEARKKAFATCSSHISVVGLFFGAAIFTYIRPKSYRSANQDKFVSAFYTIFTPVLNPLIYSLRNSDVKGALRKCMDLCTALSLD, encoded by the coding sequence ATGGAAAACTGGAATATCACTGCAGATTTCATTCTCCTAGGTCTCTTTAACCACACTGGAGCCCACCAATTTCTCTTTGTGTTGGTTCTGATAGTTGCTTTCACCTCTCTAGTGGGCAATGCCCTCATGCTTCTCCTGATTCTCCTGGACTCCCAACTCCACAGGCCCATGTACTTCCTACTGAGCCAACTCTCCCTCATGGACCTGATGTTGATTTTTACTGTCGCACCCAAAATGGCTGTTGACTATTTGACTGGCAGGAAGTTTATCTCCCCTGCTGGCTGTGGGTTCCAGATCTTCTTCTTTGTCACTTTAGGAGGGGGTGAGTGCTTCCTCTTGGCAGCTAtgtcctatgaccgctatgttgcTGTTTGTCATCCACTGAGATACCCAGTCCTCATGAGTTGGAAATTATGCCTCAGTATGATTTTGGGGTCTTGGTTCCTTGGCGCAGCTGATGGGCTCATGCAGGCTGCTGCTACCCTGAATTTCTCATTTTGCAGTGCCCGAGAGATTGATCATTTCTTTTGTGAGGCCCCCACTCTGGTGCGTTTGGCTTGTGCTGACACTTCTGTCTTTGAGTATGTCATGTACATCTGCTGTGTGTTAATGCTCCTAATCCCCATTTTCCTCATCTTGGTTTCCTATAGTCTCATCCTTGCTGCCATTCTCCAGATGTGTTCTAATGAAGCTAGAAAGAAGGCTTTTGCCACTTGCTCCTCACATATCTCTGTGGTAGGACTCTTTTTCGGAGCTGCTATTTTTACCTACATAAGACCCAAATCCTACAGGTCAGCTAACCAAGATAAGTTTGTGTCAGCATTTTATACTATCTTCACCCCTGTGCTAAACCCCCTCATCTATAGTCTGAGGAACAGTGATGTCAAGGGAGCTCTGAGAAAGTGTATGGATCTGTGTACTGCCTTAAGTCTTGATTAA